From a region of the Natronogracilivirga saccharolytica genome:
- a CDS encoding DUF6132 family protein: MSKSIYFIVAGVALGALGGFAYWHFIGCDTGSCPITSIWYHATAYGALMGGLLGSIISPQKKKEEGPETGEN; the protein is encoded by the coding sequence ATGTCAAAATCAATCTATTTTATCGTTGCCGGAGTAGCTCTCGGGGCTCTCGGCGGATTTGCCTACTGGCATTTTATCGGATGTGATACAGGCAGTTGCCCGATTACCTCAATATGGTATCATGCAACAGCATACGGGGCTCTGATGGGAGGACTGCTTGGTAGTATAATCAGTCCGCAAAAGAAAAAGGAGGAAGGCCCGGAAACCGGTGAAAATTAG
- the pgm gene encoding phosphoglucomutase (alpha-D-glucose-1,6-bisphosphate-dependent) yields MAIHELAGKKAPYYILDNIPRLVSAYYSRTPDPDNPRHHVRFGTSGHRGSSLKHTFNEQHIMAISQALADYRKSEGIDGPLYIGMDTHALSEPAMITAIEVLAANDVLVGYQEGFGYTPTPVISHAILGCNRGQKEHKCDGVVITPSHNPPGDGGFKYNPPSGGPAGSDITKKIQDEANRILADGCKKVKRIPFEKALKKENVMATDFMMPYIKDLDKVVDMKAIRKTGLKIGVDPMGGSGVGFWEPIARHYDLNIDVVNPDVDPRFAFMTVDKDGKIRMDCSSPYAMASLIGLKERYDIAFGNDPDFDRHGIVTRSAGLMNPNHYLAVAINYLFQNRPKWREDAAIGKTLVSSSMIDRVAKALGRPLAEVPVGFKWFVDGLLDGSYGFGGEESAGASFLRFDGSAWSTDKDGIILNLLAAEITAKTEKDPAEHYEELESRHGSPVYERIDAPASPEEKDILSSLSPDKVRADSLAGEPVLKKLTKAPANDAPLGGLKVETENGWFAARPSGTEDIYKIYAESFRDKDHLKKIQEEAVAIVKDALSG; encoded by the coding sequence ATGGCCATTCACGAGTTAGCCGGAAAAAAAGCTCCGTATTACATTCTTGACAATATTCCACGACTTGTATCTGCGTACTACAGCCGCACGCCGGATCCTGACAACCCGCGGCACCACGTTCGGTTCGGCACCTCGGGACACCGCGGCTCCTCGCTGAAACACACCTTCAACGAGCAGCATATCATGGCCATATCGCAGGCTCTGGCTGATTACAGAAAGTCAGAGGGAATCGACGGGCCACTTTACATCGGGATGGATACGCACGCGCTGTCGGAACCTGCTATGATTACCGCTATTGAGGTGCTGGCAGCAAATGATGTGCTGGTCGGGTATCAGGAGGGATTCGGTTACACTCCCACTCCGGTCATTTCTCACGCCATTCTGGGTTGCAACCGTGGCCAGAAAGAGCACAAATGCGATGGTGTTGTGATCACACCTTCCCACAATCCTCCCGGTGACGGCGGATTCAAGTACAACCCGCCCAGCGGGGGGCCTGCCGGATCCGACATCACAAAAAAGATTCAGGATGAAGCAAACCGGATTCTCGCAGACGGCTGTAAAAAAGTAAAGCGCATACCCTTTGAGAAAGCCCTGAAAAAAGAAAATGTCATGGCTACCGACTTCATGATGCCGTACATCAAGGATCTGGACAAGGTTGTCGATATGAAGGCCATCAGAAAAACGGGACTGAAAATCGGTGTGGATCCGATGGGCGGTTCGGGTGTCGGTTTCTGGGAACCCATTGCCCGCCATTACGATTTAAACATCGACGTGGTCAATCCCGATGTGGACCCGAGGTTTGCTTTCATGACCGTCGACAAAGACGGGAAAATCCGGATGGACTGTTCGTCTCCGTATGCCATGGCAAGCCTGATAGGCCTGAAGGAGCGCTATGATATTGCATTCGGCAATGATCCGGATTTTGACCGTCACGGCATCGTCACCCGCTCTGCCGGACTGATGAATCCCAACCATTATCTGGCCGTTGCTATCAATTATCTTTTCCAAAACCGGCCGAAATGGCGTGAGGATGCTGCGATCGGCAAGACGCTCGTTTCCAGCAGCATGATTGACCGTGTTGCAAAAGCACTTGGCCGGCCGCTTGCAGAAGTACCGGTAGGATTCAAGTGGTTTGTTGACGGACTGCTTGACGGATCGTATGGATTTGGCGGTGAGGAGAGCGCAGGCGCATCCTTCCTGCGTTTTGACGGATCGGCCTGGTCGACTGACAAGGACGGAATCATACTGAACCTCCTGGCTGCGGAAATAACAGCAAAAACCGAAAAGGATCCCGCCGAGCATTACGAGGAACTCGAAAGCAGGCACGGAAGTCCGGTATACGAGCGAATTGATGCGCCGGCAAGTCCGGAAGAGAAGGATATTCTGTCCAGTCTGTCACCTGATAAGGTGCGGGCGGACAGCCTGGCCGGAGAGCCGGTCCTGAAAAAACTCACGAAAGCTCCTGCCAATGACGCGCCGCTGGGCGGACTAAAAGTTGAGACGGAAAACGGGTGGTTCGCCGCCCGTCCGTCAGGAACCGAAGATATCTACAAAATCTACGCGGAAAGTTTTCGGGACAAAGACCATCTGAAAAAAATTCAGGAAGAAGCGGTCGCCATAGTGAAAGACGCGCTGTCCGGCTGA
- a CDS encoding heavy metal translocating P-type ATPase translates to MKKLYEHRELVFALLCGTLLLGAWLYEVLGDPEQPRPIVVYLLSYFFGAYFAFFHMIASLRARQFDIDFLMLVAATGAAILGAWAEGALLLFLFSLGHALEHYAMGRARKAIRALADLAPTVARIKDNGGEREVSVDEIKPQDLLIVRPGERFPSDGFVISGRSSVDQAPITGESVPVDKEPVRSAESARNDVEGLGPAHRIFAGTINGDSVMEVEVTSRAEDSTLARVIRMVNEAETGKSPTQRFAERFERIFVPAIILFVVMLHFAWVVVDEPFADSFYRAMAVLVAASPCALAISTPSAILSGVARAARLGVLVKGGRPLEQLGGLRALAFDKTGTLTQGVPEVTDIIPLNGFDEPGLMRLAVAVEQRSDHPLARAVVRASEKWLVNDDIPEVSDVRMIAGKGIIGTINGSHISIGQLRLFNNSIPDDVQSELDRLHGEGRSTMIVKSGDHFAGVIGLMDLPRPGASQVLNNLREMGIRRLIMLSGDHQRVAETIGSRVGVDESWGDLLPEHKVDAVKKLLDEEKEVAMVGDGVNDAPAMANATVGIAMGAAGSDVALETADVALMADDLGKLPVAVGLSRKTRKIIRQNIFISLGMIAFLVPFVIFGYAGIGIAVLLHEGSTLVVVLNALRLLGYQHPHYQPDSASFTMATASS, encoded by the coding sequence ATGAAGAAATTATACGAACACAGAGAGCTCGTTTTTGCATTGCTCTGCGGTACACTCCTGCTCGGGGCATGGCTTTATGAAGTGCTGGGTGATCCCGAACAACCCCGGCCGATCGTTGTATACCTGCTGTCCTATTTCTTCGGGGCCTATTTCGCATTTTTCCATATGATCGCCAGCCTCAGAGCCAGGCAGTTTGATATTGACTTCCTGATGCTCGTAGCCGCAACGGGTGCCGCAATACTGGGTGCCTGGGCCGAAGGCGCACTGCTGCTGTTTCTTTTCAGCCTCGGACATGCCCTGGAACATTATGCCATGGGCCGGGCCCGAAAAGCAATCCGGGCACTTGCGGATCTGGCTCCAACCGTCGCCCGGATCAAAGATAATGGCGGCGAGCGGGAAGTAAGTGTCGATGAAATCAAACCGCAGGATCTGCTGATTGTAAGGCCGGGAGAGCGTTTTCCTTCGGACGGATTTGTCATCAGCGGCAGAAGCAGTGTGGATCAGGCCCCGATAACCGGCGAAAGTGTTCCTGTTGACAAAGAACCGGTGCGTTCAGCGGAAAGCGCCCGCAATGATGTGGAAGGCCTGGGGCCGGCTCACAGAATATTTGCCGGAACGATAAACGGGGACAGTGTCATGGAAGTGGAAGTGACCAGCCGCGCCGAGGACAGCACCCTGGCCCGTGTCATCAGGATGGTCAATGAGGCCGAAACCGGCAAATCACCGACTCAGCGATTTGCCGAGCGTTTTGAACGCATATTTGTTCCGGCCATCATTTTGTTTGTCGTCATGCTCCACTTCGCCTGGGTTGTGGTCGATGAGCCCTTTGCCGATTCCTTTTACCGTGCAATGGCTGTGCTTGTCGCTGCAAGTCCCTGTGCCCTGGCTATTTCCACACCAAGTGCCATTCTCAGCGGAGTAGCCAGAGCCGCCAGGCTTGGGGTTCTTGTAAAAGGCGGCCGGCCTCTTGAACAGCTTGGCGGATTGCGTGCACTCGCCTTTGACAAAACGGGAACGCTCACTCAGGGTGTGCCGGAGGTAACCGACATCATTCCCCTGAACGGATTTGATGAACCGGGACTGATGCGGCTGGCCGTTGCCGTAGAACAGCGGAGCGATCATCCGCTCGCTCGTGCGGTAGTGCGCGCTTCGGAAAAATGGCTGGTAAATGACGATATACCGGAAGTGTCGGATGTCAGGATGATTGCCGGAAAAGGGATCATCGGCACCATCAACGGAAGTCATATCTCTATCGGGCAGCTGCGGCTTTTCAATAACTCCATTCCGGATGACGTGCAGTCAGAGCTTGACCGGCTGCACGGTGAGGGCAGAAGCACCATGATAGTCAAGTCAGGGGATCATTTTGCCGGTGTCATCGGACTTATGGACCTGCCCAGGCCCGGAGCCTCACAAGTCCTCAACAACCTCAGGGAAATGGGGATCAGGCGTCTGATAATGCTTTCCGGAGACCATCAGCGGGTGGCCGAAACCATTGGCTCCCGGGTGGGAGTGGATGAATCCTGGGGTGACCTGCTGCCTGAACACAAAGTGGATGCAGTCAAAAAGCTGCTGGATGAGGAGAAGGAGGTGGCTATGGTAGGTGACGGGGTGAATGATGCCCCGGCCATGGCAAACGCCACGGTCGGTATAGCAATGGGGGCCGCCGGATCAGACGTCGCACTGGAAACAGCTGATGTAGCCCTGATGGCCGATGATCTCGGAAAACTGCCGGTTGCAGTGGGGCTGAGCCGCAAAACAAGGAAAATCATCAGGCAGAATATTTTCATCAGCCTTGGCATGATTGCCTTCCTGGTGCCATTTGTGATTTTCGGTTACGCGGGAATCGGAATCGCTGTGCTGCTTCACGAAGGCTCAACCCTTGTTGTGGTGCTTAACGCACTCCGCCTGCTTGGATATCAGCATCCGCACTATCAGCCGGACAGCGCGTCTTTCACTATGGCGACCGCTTCTTCCTGA
- a CDS encoding carbonic anhydrase translates to MENEIKELLRKNETWVNRQVADDPDYFKRLAGDQHPEFLWIGCSDSRVPAEKIVNAEPGDLFVHRNIANQCNNHDLNILSVLQYAVESLKVRHIIVCGHYACGGVKASLEAVDHGLIDNWLRPVKQIYQDHKEEFAHLSEQEVVDKLCEWNVRKQVANIAQSTILQKAWKNNQAIAVHGMIYSLESGKLSDLSCSYTSPGQTEHIFRLK, encoded by the coding sequence ATGGAAAATGAAATCAAGGAACTGCTTCGGAAAAACGAAACATGGGTAAACCGGCAAGTTGCCGATGATCCGGATTATTTCAAACGCCTGGCCGGCGACCAGCATCCTGAGTTTTTATGGATCGGCTGTTCGGACAGCAGGGTGCCGGCTGAAAAAATCGTAAATGCAGAGCCGGGCGATCTGTTTGTCCACCGGAATATTGCCAATCAATGCAACAATCATGACCTGAATATCCTCTCTGTTCTGCAGTACGCCGTGGAATCGCTGAAAGTCCGGCACATTATCGTATGCGGACACTACGCGTGCGGCGGTGTCAAGGCTTCCCTGGAGGCTGTCGACCATGGACTTATCGACAACTGGCTGCGTCCTGTCAAACAAATCTATCAGGATCACAAAGAGGAGTTTGCACATCTGAGCGAACAAGAGGTGGTAGACAAACTCTGTGAATGGAATGTGAGAAAGCAGGTCGCCAACATCGCTCAAAGTACCATCCTTCAGAAAGCCTGGAAAAACAACCAGGCTATTGCGGTGCACGGAATGATCTACAGCCTGGAGTCCGGGAAGTTGTCCGACCTTTCATGCAGCTATACCAGCCCGGGGCAGACCGAGCACATTTTCCGGCTGAAATAA
- a CDS encoding AbgT family transporter, which translates to MSNNNQQGVLGRFLDIIERTGNKLPDPAILFFLLMIFVWFLSAILSPFDFGETDPRSGETLRVINLLSGDQMASFLANMTETFITFAPLGVVLLAMLGVGAAEHSGYINAALKYILGITPKSLLTPMLIMVAIVSHTAADAGYVLVIPLGGVIFYAAGRHPLAGIAAAFAGVSGGFSANFIPSGIDPLLQGFTQSAAQIIEPEMLINPLNNYFFTAISSILIITVGWWITDRIVEPRLAKTKVDADEDDLPQMERLNKKEIRAFWVATIVMLLGIAGLFAWTIPQDSPMRSPGTTAFEASGEGMIHSLYVDDGDTVDVGQELGIIQIFHLQSENEDQLYYEPVRKDTMMAMEEGVIHFAKPDLREGSTLQAGEMVATLQGSRDVTAFDAPVMQSIVPLIFLLFVIPGVIYGFLAGTFKNSQDMVGSMSKAMGSMAYYIVMAFFCALFIDAFGNSNIGTLIALKGAGFLESLALPGALTIVGIIVLTAVVNLLVGSASAKWALISPIFVPMLMGIGISPDLTQAAYRVGDSVSNIITPLLPYFPLVVVFCQRYVKSTGIGTLVSMMLPYFFIFMVTWSIFLLVYWWIGIPLGLQASYTFP; encoded by the coding sequence ATGAGTAACAACAATCAGCAGGGTGTGCTCGGCAGGTTTCTGGATATTATTGAACGCACAGGAAACAAACTGCCCGATCCGGCCATTCTATTCTTCCTTTTGATGATATTCGTATGGTTTCTCTCCGCCATACTTTCTCCGTTTGATTTTGGTGAAACCGATCCCCGTTCCGGCGAAACCCTCAGGGTGATCAATCTCCTTTCCGGTGATCAGATGGCCTCCTTCCTGGCCAATATGACCGAAACGTTCATCACCTTTGCTCCGCTCGGCGTAGTTCTGCTGGCCATGCTTGGTGTGGGAGCCGCTGAACATTCGGGTTATATCAACGCCGCATTGAAATATATCCTGGGTATCACCCCGAAGTCACTGCTGACCCCCATGCTCATCATGGTAGCCATTGTCAGCCATACTGCGGCGGACGCGGGCTATGTGCTGGTTATACCGCTTGGCGGGGTCATATTCTATGCCGCCGGCAGGCATCCGCTGGCCGGAATTGCCGCGGCCTTTGCCGGTGTATCCGGCGGGTTCAGCGCCAACTTCATTCCCTCAGGAATTGATCCGCTGCTCCAGGGCTTCACCCAGTCGGCAGCACAGATTATTGAGCCGGAAATGCTTATCAACCCGCTCAATAACTACTTCTTCACCGCCATATCCAGTATCCTCATTATTACGGTGGGATGGTGGATTACCGACCGCATTGTGGAACCGCGGCTCGCCAAGACCAAGGTGGATGCGGATGAGGATGATCTGCCCCAGATGGAACGCCTCAATAAAAAAGAAATCCGGGCTTTCTGGGTTGCTACTATCGTAATGCTTCTTGGTATTGCCGGATTATTTGCATGGACCATTCCGCAGGATTCTCCCATGCGCTCGCCCGGTACAACCGCTTTTGAGGCATCCGGTGAAGGTATGATACACTCACTCTATGTGGATGACGGGGACACCGTGGATGTGGGACAGGAACTCGGCATCATTCAGATCTTTCACCTGCAGAGTGAAAATGAGGACCAGCTTTACTACGAGCCGGTACGCAAAGACACCATGATGGCCATGGAAGAGGGTGTTATTCACTTTGCCAAACCCGACCTGCGGGAAGGATCTACACTGCAGGCCGGCGAAATGGTGGCTACGCTTCAGGGCAGCAGGGACGTCACGGCATTTGACGCGCCGGTGATGCAGTCTATTGTTCCGCTTATATTTCTGCTGTTCGTGATACCGGGTGTCATCTACGGATTTCTGGCAGGAACCTTCAAAAACTCGCAGGATATGGTGGGCAGCATGAGCAAAGCCATGGGCAGCATGGCCTACTATATTGTAATGGCATTTTTCTGCGCGCTGTTCATTGACGCTTTCGGAAATTCGAATATCGGGACCCTGATTGCGCTCAAGGGAGCCGGCTTTCTGGAAAGTCTGGCACTTCCGGGCGCCCTTACCATTGTCGGAATCATCGTCCTCACGGCTGTCGTAAACCTGCTGGTAGGATCGGCATCTGCCAAATGGGCGCTTATCAGCCCGATTTTTGTTCCCATGCTCATGGGCATCGGAATTTCGCCCGACCTGACCCAGGCCGCTTACCGCGTTGGTGACTCGGTGTCGAACATCATCACGCCGCTACTCCCCTACTTCCCGCTGGTTGTAGTATTCTGTCAGCGGTATGTCAAAAGCACCGGAATCGGAACACTGGTTTCCATGATGCTTCCGTACTTCTTCATTTTCATGGTGACCTGGAGCATTTTCCTCCTTGTGTACTGGTGGATCGGTATTCCGCTTGGTCTGCAGGCATCATACACATTCCCGTGA
- a CDS encoding peptidylprolyl isomerase, translating to MNPVNLLAAILLIALASITLISCGNSEELERLQRSKTELSDEKRELEQKIEDLMTTRKRIDFLAGQMDGIKATIVTNHGDIELAFHPDRAPIHTFNFVTRAESGFYDGTKFHRVIPGFMIQGGDPNSREDDRRLYGQGGPVVAIPHEFNDTRHEPGILSMARVSDKSRGAGSQFFIMHGANPGLDNEYTAFGEVTSGMDVVDAIANVQTSSQYRDQPEEHVVIERVEVFR from the coding sequence ATGAACCCTGTCAATTTACTGGCAGCCATTCTGTTGATTGCTTTGGCATCAATAACTTTGATATCATGCGGCAACAGTGAAGAGCTGGAAAGACTTCAGCGCTCCAAAACAGAATTAAGCGACGAAAAACGGGAACTAGAGCAAAAGATTGAGGACTTGATGACAACCCGAAAACGTATCGATTTTCTTGCCGGGCAGATGGATGGCATCAAAGCCACTATTGTTACCAATCATGGTGACATCGAGCTTGCATTTCACCCGGATCGCGCTCCCATCCACACGTTCAATTTTGTGACCCGTGCGGAAAGCGGATTTTATGACGGAACCAAGTTTCATCGTGTTATCCCGGGATTCATGATTCAGGGAGGCGATCCCAATTCCAGGGAGGATGACCGCCGCCTCTACGGGCAGGGCGGACCCGTCGTTGCCATTCCGCACGAATTCAACGACACACGCCATGAACCGGGAATACTGTCCATGGCGCGGGTTTCCGACAAAAGCCGGGGTGCCGGCTCCCAGTTTTTCATCATGCACGGAGCCAATCCCGGGCTCGATAATGAGTATACGGCTTTCGGAGAAGTGACATCCGGGATGGACGTGGTTGATGCCATTGCCAATGTGCAGACAAGCAGCCAGTACCGTGACCAGCCGGAAGAGCATGTTGTTATTGAACGGGTTGAGGTATTCAGGTAA
- a CDS encoding glycerophosphodiester phosphodiesterase family protein, producing the protein MLLSLIIPLWVSSGCRADTDPLPDDFDLQGHRGAMGLKPENTIPGFLKAMDLGVTTIEFDLAVSRDLKAVISHEPWFRSDICLQPDGSRIRKFRERSYRIFEYDYEKIAQFDCGSLRHPDHPEQKTLSAPKPLMKDAILEMEAHARGQDRQPVRYNIELKTHKAWDESLTPAPDGFAKIVYDELQSLSDSLGNDLMDRVNIQSFDPRPLHAMREIDAGVPIAILTYKRGTVDDHLAYFDGLEPEIYSPNYGLLTPSHVERAHELGMTVLPWTVNTEADMKTMVSMGVDGLITDYPDRFISLYPDFAD; encoded by the coding sequence TTGCTACTATCCCTGATCATTCCACTCTGGGTATCATCAGGCTGCCGCGCCGATACGGATCCGCTCCCCGATGATTTTGACCTGCAGGGACACCGGGGGGCGATGGGACTCAAACCGGAGAATACCATTCCGGGTTTTCTGAAAGCGATGGATCTCGGTGTAACCACCATAGAATTTGACCTCGCGGTTTCCAGGGACCTCAAAGCGGTTATATCCCACGAGCCCTGGTTCCGGTCGGACATCTGCCTTCAGCCCGATGGCAGCCGCATCCGCAAATTCCGGGAACGCTCGTACCGGATTTTTGAATACGATTATGAAAAGATCGCTCAGTTTGACTGCGGTTCTTTGCGGCATCCGGATCATCCGGAGCAGAAAACGCTCTCTGCGCCAAAACCCCTGATGAAAGATGCGATTCTCGAAATGGAGGCGCATGCCCGTGGACAGGACAGACAACCCGTCCGGTACAACATCGAATTAAAAACCCATAAGGCATGGGATGAAAGTCTCACCCCGGCGCCGGATGGGTTTGCAAAAATTGTGTATGACGAGCTGCAGTCACTCAGTGACTCCCTCGGCAATGATCTGATGGACCGCGTAAATATCCAGTCATTTGACCCGAGGCCATTGCATGCCATGCGGGAGATCGATGCCGGGGTTCCGATAGCCATCCTGACGTACAAAAGAGGTACCGTTGACGATCACCTCGCCTATTTTGACGGACTGGAACCGGAAATTTATTCTCCGAATTACGGCTTGCTGACCCCCTCACATGTTGAAAGGGCGCATGAGCTGGGCATGACGGTGTTACCGTGGACCGTCAACACGGAAGCCGACATGAAAACAATGGTTTCCATGGGCGTGGACGGGCTTATCACCGATTACCCCGACCGTTTTATATCGCTCTATCCAGACTTTGCAGACTGA
- a CDS encoding alpha/beta hydrolase, with amino-acid sequence MRSVLLIFFLPALTVLINGCTTIEIKEKDAFDAHRTITPAEFDIPGYRLYQHTIETEDGEELDSWFIQHEDAQANVIFMGGNGFLMVKSRYLIETYSSLPVNLLLFDYRGYGMSSGEPSIAGIKKDAQAAYNFVDQHEEAGKLPVYIHGHSMGSLLAGWLAGRESVDGYVLESPISSTDDWTSGLVPRLFRPLVRFDVAESIREHDNLDRVARISHPLLLIGSENDPITPFRMAESLYDASVSEQKKLINISNGGHNDLPQFSEYRDALEAFYLEHAGLEQPEYTAEY; translated from the coding sequence ATGCGATCAGTGCTGCTTATTTTTTTTCTTCCGGCACTAACTGTCCTTATCAACGGGTGCACTACGATAGAAATCAAGGAAAAAGACGCTTTTGACGCTCACCGCACAATCACACCGGCCGAATTTGACATCCCCGGTTACCGGCTTTATCAGCACACTATTGAGACAGAGGACGGGGAAGAGCTTGACAGCTGGTTTATTCAGCACGAGGACGCTCAGGCAAACGTGATTTTTATGGGCGGCAACGGTTTTTTGATGGTGAAATCCCGGTATTTGATTGAAACATATTCGTCCTTGCCGGTAAACCTTCTTCTGTTTGATTATCGCGGTTACGGAATGAGCAGCGGTGAACCAAGCATAGCAGGCATAAAGAAAGATGCACAGGCTGCTTACAACTTTGTTGATCAGCACGAAGAAGCCGGAAAACTGCCGGTTTACATACACGGGCACTCCATGGGCTCACTTCTGGCTGGATGGCTTGCCGGCAGAGAGTCGGTGGATGGATACGTTCTCGAGAGTCCGATTTCGAGCACCGATGACTGGACGAGCGGCCTGGTTCCCAGATTGTTCCGGCCACTTGTGCGTTTTGATGTGGCTGAATCGATCAGGGAGCACGATAATCTGGATCGGGTGGCACGCATATCACATCCGCTGCTGCTTATTGGCAGCGAAAACGATCCCATAACGCCGTTCAGAATGGCAGAGTCACTGTATGATGCTTCTGTTTCGGAACAAAAAAAACTGATAAACATTTCAAACGGAGGCCATAATGATCTGCCACAGTTTTCCGAGTATCGTGATGCGCTGGAAGCGTTTTATCTGGAACATGCAGGGCTTGAGCAACCGGAATATACGGCGGAGTACTGA
- a CDS encoding RagB/SusD family nutrient uptake outer membrane protein — translation MLPFKKHLLHGFMAVLLITAAACDDILDVSNPGAIEEDELTNVNLEQSLINGVIGEFQYTHSYTSQWTGTVADELLLDHTFAQTIPMVLRTADENNVYVANIYSFWQRSRASADDAVSRFEVMYGDDAYSRVNTLKALAYGGYSYVMMAETFCEAPVNVSAAYSSDELFRIAIERFEEALSAADNALSAGEPGAMVERLRNLALLGAARASLNLGEMEDAEEYALQVADDFEMWIRHSDNSSRQYNPFRDPTTGANNRYLSPGEPFQNLNDIRVPHTAEKLTSLVEGTMMYIPYQPYSFSDWVAEEAMEFQRSTDVRFASALEARYIIAEARGASDYTLDLVNERREFAGHDSVDLTGDELMAELREQRARDFYLTGKRFGDLRRYKNLYGIDLFPSGDDPFQNLPYGDLTCLPIPQSERNSNPNL, via the coding sequence ATGCTACCATTTAAAAAACATCTTTTACACGGTTTTATGGCCGTACTGCTCATCACTGCGGCAGCTTGTGATGATATTCTGGATGTATCCAATCCGGGGGCTATCGAAGAGGATGAGCTGACAAATGTCAACCTGGAACAATCGCTTATTAATGGAGTGATTGGAGAATTTCAGTATACCCATTCTTACACTTCGCAGTGGACCGGAACGGTTGCGGATGAACTCCTGCTGGACCATACATTCGCTCAGACTATACCCATGGTGCTTCGTACTGCTGATGAGAACAATGTGTATGTAGCAAACATATATTCATTCTGGCAGCGAAGCCGCGCTTCGGCTGATGACGCTGTATCCAGGTTTGAAGTAATGTACGGCGATGATGCCTACTCCAGGGTGAATACTCTGAAGGCCCTGGCTTATGGCGGTTACTCCTATGTCATGATGGCTGAAACTTTTTGTGAGGCTCCTGTGAATGTCAGCGCGGCCTATTCATCTGATGAATTATTCCGAATCGCAATTGAGCGATTTGAAGAGGCGTTATCAGCAGCCGATAATGCACTCTCTGCAGGTGAGCCAGGTGCAATGGTTGAGCGACTCAGAAATCTTGCGTTGCTGGGTGCCGCACGTGCTTCACTTAATCTTGGCGAAATGGAAGATGCTGAAGAATATGCATTGCAGGTTGCCGATGATTTTGAAATGTGGATCCGTCATTCCGATAACTCATCCCGGCAATACAATCCCTTCCGTGATCCCACGACCGGAGCTAATAACAGATACCTGAGTCCGGGAGAACCATTTCAAAACCTGAATGACATCCGTGTTCCGCACACAGCTGAAAAGCTGACGTCACTGGTAGAGGGTACCATGATGTATATACCTTACCAGCCGTACAGTTTCAGTGATTGGGTCGCGGAAGAAGCGATGGAGTTTCAAAGAAGCACTGATGTCCGGTTTGCGTCTGCTTTGGAAGCACGGTATATCATCGCCGAGGCGCGTGGTGCTTCAGATTATACTCTGGATCTTGTGAATGAACGGCGTGAGTTTGCCGGTCATGATTCTGTTGATCTTACAGGTGATGAACTGATGGCTGAACTGCGTGAACAACGTGCCCGTGACTTCTATCTCACCGGGAAAAGGTTTGGTGATTTGCGCAGGTATAAAAATCTCTATGGCATTGATCTTTTCCCTTCCGGCGATGATCCGTTCCAAAACCTTCCGTATGGTGATCTCACCTGTCTGCCGATTCCTCAAAGCGAACGCAACAGTAATCCCAATCTTTAG